In Nitrospira sp., a single window of DNA contains:
- a CDS encoding replication-associated recombination protein A produces MSSHDSTGDLFAPAQTATRSGKVPLAERMRPRSFDDLVGQDEVVGPGRPLRNAIERDQLSSVIFWGPPGCGKTTLAGLVARHTESQFVPFSAVTGGIPELREIIKAAEHRRAIGRATTLFVDEIHRFNKAQQDAFLPHVERGTVVLIGATTENPSFELIAPLLSRSIVVLLKPLSEESLGSILDRAVSDRERGLGLLRITLHPAARERLVAFGNGDARSLLTTLEFVAGQAPVGPDGSRTIDEQVLEAALLKKALRYDKSGEEHYNLVSAYIKSLRDSDPDGALYWLARMLEGGENPRFIARRMVIFASEDIGNADPMALVMANAVAQAVEFVGLPEAQINLAHGTTYLASRPKDNASYVGLQEAVRDARQHGNLGVPLHLRNAVTSLMKDIGYGKGYRYVHDDPAAKTDQNHLPEPLRGTRYYRPRPS; encoded by the coding sequence ATGTCTTCCCATGATTCCACAGGAGATCTCTTCGCGCCGGCACAGACGGCCACCCGTTCGGGAAAAGTCCCGCTGGCCGAACGGATGCGTCCTCGAAGCTTCGATGACCTCGTCGGGCAGGATGAGGTGGTGGGGCCGGGGCGTCCGCTCAGAAATGCCATCGAACGGGATCAACTCTCCTCCGTTATTTTCTGGGGACCGCCGGGTTGCGGGAAAACCACGTTAGCCGGGCTGGTCGCACGGCACACCGAATCCCAGTTCGTGCCGTTTTCAGCCGTCACCGGCGGCATTCCCGAGTTGCGGGAGATTATTAAGGCTGCGGAGCATCGTCGGGCGATAGGCCGGGCGACCACGCTGTTCGTCGACGAAATTCACCGGTTCAATAAAGCCCAGCAGGACGCCTTTTTGCCGCATGTCGAACGGGGGACGGTGGTGCTCATCGGCGCGACGACAGAAAATCCGTCCTTCGAACTGATCGCGCCCTTACTCTCTCGCTCCATCGTGGTGTTGTTGAAGCCGCTGTCAGAAGAGTCGCTCGGGTCCATTCTGGACCGTGCAGTGTCCGATAGAGAGCGGGGACTCGGGTTGCTCCGGATCACGTTGCACCCCGCTGCCCGCGAGCGGCTGGTTGCCTTCGGCAACGGGGATGCCAGAAGCTTGTTGACGACGTTGGAGTTTGTAGCCGGCCAGGCGCCTGTCGGGCCGGATGGATCGCGGACGATCGATGAACAGGTGCTGGAGGCTGCGTTACTCAAAAAGGCGCTTCGTTACGACAAGTCGGGCGAGGAGCACTACAACCTGGTGTCGGCGTACATCAAGAGCCTGCGCGACTCGGACCCGGACGGCGCCCTCTATTGGCTGGCCCGTATGTTGGAAGGCGGGGAGAATCCTCGATTCATTGCCCGACGGATGGTGATTTTTGCGTCAGAAGATATCGGCAATGCCGATCCGATGGCCCTGGTGATGGCCAACGCGGTGGCCCAGGCAGTGGAGTTCGTCGGGCTGCCGGAGGCTCAAATCAATCTGGCGCACGGGACGACGTATCTGGCCTCGCGGCCCAAGGATAATGCCTCCTATGTGGGCCTGCAGGAGGCGGTGCGGGATGCGCGCCAACATGGCAATCTCGGTGTGCCGCTGCACCTGCGCAATGCCGTGACATCCCTTATGAAAGACATCGGATACGGGAAGGGGTATCGGTATGTGCACGACGATCCAGCCGCCAAAACCGACCAGAATCACCTCCCGGAGCCGCTCCGTGGCACACGGTATTACCGCCCCAGACCCTCGTAA
- a CDS encoding ABC-F family ATP-binding cassette domain-containing protein, giving the protein MLQLESVHKQFATKVLLEGATAHLRPGARVGLVGPNGAGKTTLFRMILGEESPDKGSIRKRPRLRVGYLPQELETIVGKTVLDATHRDLYPEHEAERILAGLGFSETDFSRPIENLSGGYRMRVALAHLLLSNPDVLMLDEPTNHLDKPTQRWFERFLLDSNLTLLVISHDTKFLDSIATHIWELRDRTIQEYRGNYTKFQELRAARDAQIESAANRQSKEVARVQNFIDRFRYQANKAKQVQSRIKQLDKVKLIERQRDTKRVRFKFPLPSASGRHVLELKGVAKSYGEKVIYRSLDFTVERGQRIALVGENGAGKSTLLKILAGVLPFEKGTRQVGHGVTLHYFAQHQAESLDPDDTILESLAEVSAQAETNFLRGIAGAFLFSGDDQKKPIKALSGGERNRVALARMLVEPANTLLLDEPTNHLDPASVDMLTDALTDFPGTIIFISHDPTFLTRVATLIVEVDEGQAKNYLGDYEYFLWKKAQEFESIKESSAELAAAQAGKSDGPTKAMASQVQQKSQGGERRDLSKTQARLEKQVSRAESEIASMETKVKARDLELADPALYQEHGRWSELQREQEGWKKELERLTARWESLSDELQDVRDKLTAIG; this is encoded by the coding sequence ATGCTGCAGCTTGAATCTGTCCATAAACAATTTGCTACCAAAGTGCTGCTCGAAGGTGCCACGGCACACCTGCGTCCCGGTGCCCGTGTCGGCCTCGTGGGCCCGAACGGCGCTGGAAAAACGACGCTCTTCCGGATGATTCTGGGCGAGGAATCTCCCGATAAGGGAAGTATCCGCAAACGCCCGCGCCTCCGTGTCGGCTACCTCCCGCAGGAACTCGAAACCATCGTCGGAAAAACCGTGTTGGATGCCACCCACCGCGATTTGTATCCGGAGCATGAAGCCGAACGAATCCTTGCCGGCCTGGGCTTTTCGGAGACCGATTTTTCACGACCGATCGAGAACCTGTCCGGCGGATACCGCATGCGCGTCGCCCTCGCGCACCTGCTGCTCTCGAACCCCGACGTGCTCATGCTGGACGAGCCCACGAACCACTTGGACAAACCGACCCAGCGCTGGTTCGAGCGGTTTCTCCTCGACTCGAATCTCACGCTCCTCGTCATCTCGCACGACACCAAATTTCTGGACAGCATCGCTACGCACATCTGGGAACTCCGCGATCGGACCATTCAGGAATACCGCGGCAACTATACGAAGTTCCAGGAGCTCCGGGCGGCTCGAGACGCTCAGATCGAATCCGCCGCCAACCGGCAGAGCAAAGAAGTGGCCCGCGTCCAGAACTTCATCGATCGTTTTCGCTATCAGGCCAATAAAGCCAAGCAGGTGCAGTCGCGTATCAAGCAGTTGGACAAGGTGAAGTTGATCGAGCGGCAACGCGATACCAAACGCGTGCGCTTCAAGTTTCCCCTGCCCTCGGCCAGTGGCCGGCACGTGCTGGAACTCAAAGGCGTCGCGAAGAGCTACGGCGAAAAGGTGATTTACCGGTCGCTGGACTTCACCGTGGAACGGGGCCAACGAATCGCGCTGGTGGGTGAGAATGGCGCCGGGAAAAGCACGCTATTGAAAATCTTGGCCGGCGTGCTGCCGTTCGAAAAGGGCACGCGGCAGGTCGGGCACGGAGTCACGCTTCACTATTTTGCCCAACATCAAGCGGAATCATTGGACCCGGACGACACAATTCTGGAGTCCCTCGCCGAGGTTTCCGCACAGGCCGAAACGAACTTTCTTCGCGGTATTGCCGGCGCCTTCCTATTCTCCGGTGATGACCAGAAAAAGCCGATCAAGGCCCTCAGTGGCGGCGAGCGCAATCGCGTGGCCTTAGCCCGCATGCTGGTAGAGCCGGCAAACACATTGCTGCTCGACGAACCGACCAACCACCTGGACCCGGCCTCAGTGGACATGCTGACCGACGCCCTGACGGACTTTCCGGGAACGATCATCTTCATCTCCCACGATCCGACGTTTCTGACGCGCGTTGCCACGCTGATTGTTGAAGTGGATGAAGGCCAGGCGAAAAATTATCTCGGCGACTATGAGTACTTTTTGTGGAAGAAGGCGCAGGAGTTCGAATCGATCAAGGAGAGCAGCGCGGAACTCGCCGCCGCCCAAGCGGGCAAATCAGACGGCCCCACCAAGGCCATGGCTTCGCAGGTGCAACAGAAATCTCAGGGCGGAGAGCGTCGGGATCTGAGCAAAACGCAGGCGCGCCTTGAAAAGCAGGTGTCGCGCGCGGAGTCCGAGATCGCCTCAATGGAAACCAAAGTGAAAGCGCGTGACCTGGAACTGGCCGACCCGGCCCTCTACCAGGAACATGGACGATGGAGCGAATTGCAGCGTGAGCAGGAAGGTTGGAAAAAGGAACTGGAGCGACTCACTGCGCGATGGGAATCGTTGTCCGATGAATTGCAGGACGTGCGGGACAAACTGACGGCAATCGGTTAA
- a CDS encoding PilZ domain-containing protein — protein MARQSSSAESVSERRKYVRATLVGSALVSPQSGAKGFTAVLNNVNKIGAGLHSKETLPIGAKITVSLAFLDPDRVEQQEKLNATVAWAKPWEKGILLGVVWDDLVTKEKNRWLYYYLEETLKSTD, from the coding sequence ATGGCGCGTCAATCCAGTTCAGCGGAGAGTGTGAGCGAACGCCGGAAGTATGTCCGGGCGACGCTCGTCGGGTCGGCCCTGGTGTCGCCGCAAAGCGGTGCCAAGGGTTTTACGGCCGTGCTGAACAACGTCAACAAGATCGGCGCCGGCCTTCATTCCAAAGAGACCCTGCCCATCGGCGCAAAGATTACCGTGTCGCTGGCCTTCCTGGACCCGGATCGCGTGGAACAACAGGAGAAGCTGAACGCCACCGTGGCGTGGGCCAAACCGTGGGAGAAGGGAATATTGCTGGGGGTGGTGTGGGATGATCTGGTGACGAAAGAGAAGAACCGCTGGTTGTACTACTATCTTGAAGAGACGCTGAAGTCGACCGATTAA